In Candidatus Omnitrophota bacterium, a single genomic region encodes these proteins:
- a CDS encoding ATP-binding cassette domain-containing protein has product MKNVYKLFTGALRKLRYIGRLVVTTPRWGLIIFLQILSGLLSFAGLPMLVPVLNILKDGSISAGNEKYLLFMGKGLELLGIEPGFFSILTIAALFIFSGQLLVFLSSLIAANAQAELSEKYRKDLFNAYGSAKWLWLLDSRSGEMNFSVIREADIASVAHLNAQRIVIYFVQVSVLIFVVIRLSPVITLFSMTVYGLLLLLSVLISNQVYKLADLYNRKFRKLSNDLNGLQQNKKFFKASMLNKRLIDGIFTHVHEIANTTKKQNFFIETQRALSLMLTFIFMISLMFFHRQLSLDYSVLMLVLLIFIRISPQFAALSTAYATLDSNIPMHRSLCGRLRDLENNTEENGTQQYAPDREVRFENVSFIYPNGNRVFEGLDITIEPGKTTSFIGGSGVGKSTLLDLVLGLLKPSSGAIYYGNIRHDTLDKVSLRSRVAYVSQNTTLVDGTMKENLTIGLVDCDEDRIREITRKVALEEVIDQMAEGLDTHVGENGIKLSGGQRQRVALARALFREPDILILDEATSSLDAESENMIQETIKSLQKDFTIIVVTHKLNAVRFSDIIYVLEDGKVCEAGSYTELLARKGRLYELDSLQA; this is encoded by the coding sequence ATGAAGAATGTATATAAATTGTTCACAGGAGCGTTAAGGAAGCTTCGCTATATAGGAAGGCTTGTTGTAACAACCCCCCGCTGGGGATTGATAATCTTCCTGCAGATATTGAGCGGCCTGTTGAGTTTCGCGGGTCTGCCCATGCTCGTACCTGTCCTGAATATCCTCAAAGACGGCAGTATCTCTGCGGGTAATGAGAAATACCTTCTTTTCATGGGCAAAGGGCTTGAGCTATTAGGTATAGAGCCGGGATTTTTCAGCATATTGACCATTGCTGCCTTATTCATATTCTCCGGCCAGCTTCTTGTGTTCCTCTCATCGCTTATCGCGGCGAATGCCCAGGCGGAACTTTCCGAGAAATACAGAAAAGATCTGTTCAATGCTTACGGAAGCGCCAAGTGGTTATGGCTTCTCGACTCAAGGTCCGGCGAAATGAATTTTTCCGTGATCAGGGAAGCGGATATAGCCAGCGTGGCCCATCTCAACGCTCAGAGGATAGTGATCTATTTCGTCCAGGTCTCGGTCCTCATCTTTGTGGTTATCAGGCTGTCCCCGGTCATCACTCTTTTTTCAATGACGGTCTACGGTCTTCTTCTGCTTTTAAGCGTTCTAATCTCGAACCAGGTCTACAAGCTGGCGGACCTTTATAACAGAAAGTTCAGGAAACTCTCCAATGACCTTAACGGTCTTCAGCAGAACAAAAAGTTCTTTAAGGCATCCATGCTGAATAAGAGGCTCATAGACGGTATCTTCACACATGTACATGAGATCGCCAATACCACCAAAAAACAGAATTTTTTCATAGAAACGCAGCGCGCCCTGAGCCTTATGCTTACGTTCATATTCATGATCTCTCTCATGTTCTTTCACCGGCAGCTGTCACTCGATTATTCGGTGCTCATGCTGGTGCTGCTCATATTCATAAGGATATCCCCGCAGTTCGCCGCCTTGTCAACCGCTTATGCGACGCTTGACAGCAATATCCCGATGCACCGGTCTTTGTGCGGCCGGTTACGGGACTTGGAGAACAATACCGAAGAGAACGGCACGCAACAGTACGCTCCGGACCGAGAAGTGCGTTTCGAGAACGTAAGTTTCATCTATCCGAACGGTAACAGGGTTTTCGAAGGCCTGGATATAACTATAGAACCGGGTAAGACCACTTCTTTCATCGGTGGTTCCGGAGTGGGTAAGTCAACCCTGCTTGACCTGGTCCTGGGGCTCTTGAAGCCTTCATCCGGCGCTATTTATTACGGGAATATCCGGCATGATACTTTGGACAAGGTATCTCTGAGAAGCAGGGTAGCTTATGTCAGCCAGAACACTACACTGGTCGATGGCACAATGAAGGAGAACCTTACCATAGGATTAGTCGACTGCGATGAAGACAGGATAAGAGAAATAACCCGGAAAGTCGCTCTTGAAGAGGTTATTGACCAGATGGCGGAGGGACTGGATACGCACGTAGGGGAGAACGGGATCAAGCTTTCCGGAGGGCAGAGACAGAGGGTCGCCCTGGCGCGTGCGCTATTCAGAGAACCGGACATACTTATACTTGATGAAGCGACAAGTTCACTTGACGCCGAGTCGGAGAACATGATCCAGGAAACGATAAAAAGCCTTCAGAAGGATTTTACTATAATAGTCGTCACGCATAAACTGAATGCGGTCAGGTTCTCTGATATTATCTATGTGCTCGAGGACGGGAAGGTATGCGAAGCGGGCAGTTACACGGAACTGCTTGCCAGAAAGGGCAGGCTTTACGAGCTTGATTCGCTTCAGGCATGA
- a CDS encoding acylneuraminate cytidylyltransferase family protein, giving the protein MRSGSLILSMCSRTGRYAKRAVTRNCLPERAGFTSLIRFRHEKTRKDKMKKKDNRVLAVIPARGGSKGLRDKNIRPLSGKPLIGWVLREALKSRKISEVVVSTDSARIAEIAREYGAQVPFMRPKNLALDASPGIDPVLHLLGYYRDRLDLPGIVVCLQCTSPLTEAGDIDNAVTIYEKSGFDSLVSVTPALENPYWMVSVDDKNRIDPVVKTGMNYTCRQQIPVAYKLSGAIYVSRPEILLRKKSWVTDNTGAYVMEKEKAYDIDTLADFEQVEAVLSKRKK; this is encoded by the coding sequence ATGCGGTCAGGTTCTCTGATATTATCTATGTGCTCGAGGACGGGAAGGTATGCGAAGCGGGCAGTTACACGGAACTGCTTGCCAGAAAGGGCAGGCTTTACGAGCTTGATTCGCTTCAGGCATGAAAAAACCAGGAAAGACAAGATGAAAAAGAAAGATAACAGAGTTCTGGCAGTGATCCCCGCAAGGGGCGGATCAAAGGGGCTCAGGGACAAGAACATAAGACCTCTTTCGGGTAAACCTCTTATCGGATGGGTTCTCAGGGAGGCTTTGAAGAGCCGTAAGATCAGTGAAGTGGTCGTTAGCACGGACAGTGCCAGGATAGCCGAAATAGCAAGAGAGTACGGTGCTCAGGTGCCTTTTATGAGACCTAAAAACTTGGCCTTGGATGCTTCTCCGGGAATAGACCCGGTCCTGCATTTATTGGGTTATTACAGAGATAGACTTGACTTGCCCGGGATCGTCGTGTGTCTTCAGTGCACTTCGCCTTTGACCGAGGCAGGGGACATCGACAATGCTGTTACCATTTATGAGAAAAGCGGGTTCGATTCTCTGGTCAGCGTGACCCCCGCTCTGGAAAATCCGTACTGGATGGTATCGGTTGACGACAAGAACAGGATAGATCCCGTCGTCAAGACCGGTATGAATTATACCTGCCGGCAGCAGATACCTGTTGCGTATAAGCTCAGCGGGGCGATATATGTGTCCAGGCCCGAGATCCTCTTAAGAAAAAAAAGCTGGGTTACGGACAATACGGGCGCTTACGTGATGGAAAAGGAAAAGGCATATGATATAGATACGTTGGCTGATTTTGAGCAAGTTGAGGCCGTGTTGAGCAAGAGGAAAAAATAA
- a CDS encoding N-acetyl sugar amidotransferase, with protein sequence MKYCKKCVMPETRPGIKFDEEGVCYACLAAERKKKTDWDGRMKELQQLCDRHRNSNGDYYDCMIAVSGGKDSHFQVYMLKEVMKMNPLLVSVDNLSWTQTGRDNFMNIRDAFDCDCISLNLSPNTARKMMKKAFVKFGSPTWFWDRAVYAYPIRMAINMGIKLIVYGENINYEYGGAQTEETPSALAQINNDVVKSYDWNTWLEEDEITMKQLNSCVYPKEEEIKKAGLEPVYLSYFVPWDGYRNYEKAKEYGFKSLDDTGEWKREGYIEGYDQIDAIGYLVHPWLKYPKFGHARATDVGSYWIRNGRLSREKAIQLVRDHDHKLDPRALKDFIDFLGITEEEFWKVVEKFWNRELFRKVDGRWELKEPIWEQS encoded by the coding sequence ATGAAGTATTGCAAAAAATGCGTAATGCCTGAGACAAGGCCGGGTATCAAGTTCGATGAAGAGGGCGTATGTTATGCCTGCCTGGCTGCCGAAAGGAAGAAAAAGACCGACTGGGACGGTAGAATGAAAGAGCTGCAACAGCTGTGTGACAGGCACAGGAACTCCAATGGGGATTACTATGATTGCATGATAGCGGTCAGCGGTGGAAAGGACAGTCATTTCCAGGTCTATATGCTGAAAGAGGTCATGAAGATGAACCCCCTTCTGGTGAGTGTGGATAATCTGAGCTGGACACAGACAGGCAGGGATAACTTCATGAACATCCGTGACGCGTTCGACTGTGACTGCATTTCGCTGAACCTTAGTCCCAATACTGCAAGGAAGATGATGAAGAAAGCTTTCGTGAAATTCGGCAGCCCCACGTGGTTCTGGGACAGGGCGGTCTACGCCTATCCCATACGCATGGCTATCAATATGGGCATTAAACTTATAGTTTACGGTGAGAACATCAACTATGAGTACGGCGGTGCACAGACGGAGGAAACCCCGAGCGCGCTAGCCCAGATCAATAACGACGTAGTGAAGTCGTATGACTGGAATACCTGGCTTGAAGAAGATGAGATTACCATGAAACAGCTCAATTCATGTGTTTATCCGAAAGAAGAGGAGATTAAGAAAGCCGGGCTGGAACCGGTCTACCTGAGCTATTTTGTTCCGTGGGATGGTTATCGCAATTACGAAAAGGCCAAGGAGTACGGCTTTAAATCCCTTGACGATACTGGTGAATGGAAGCGGGAAGGGTATATAGAGGGTTACGACCAGATAGACGCGATAGGTTATCTGGTCCACCCGTGGTTGAAATACCCTAAATTCGGACATGCCAGGGCCACTGACGTGGGGTCTTACTGGATAAGGAACGGCAGGCTGAGCCGTGAAAAAGCCATCCAGCTTGTCAGGGACCATGATCATAAGCTGGACCCTAGGGCGTTGAAGGATTTCATCGATTTCCTGGGGATTACGGAGGAAGAGTTCTGGAAGGTAGTCGAGAAATTCTGGAACAGGGAGCTTTTCCGGAAGGTGGACGGTAGATGGGAACTAAAAGAGCCGATTTGGGAACAGTCATAA
- the neuC gene encoding UDP-N-acetylglucosamine 2-epimerase (hydrolyzing), with protein MSRKKVCIITGSRAEWGLFYPLCREIEVKGNLDLQIIVTGGHLSDRFGMTSREIESDGFGIDSKIPLPFAEDTTESVMNSISEGLKGFAKELGRLRPDIVFVLGDRFEIFAAAQACLFARIPIAHIHGGELTEGSLDNSMRHAITKFAHLHFVSAEDYGKRVIQMGEHPDTVFHVGALGLDNVMNTKLLEREQFENETGLSLGEKNILVTFHPPTAESKEDALEQARNLICGLDQIGGANIIFTLPNPDIYSGAITSLIEDYVAANPAKSRAVRHLGRVRYLSALQFMDMVCGNSSSGIIEVPSFGIPTINVGSREKGRIKAGSVIDADGSTASLSEAFRKAFSPDFRQFCRNVNNPYGDGKAAERIVRVIEKTEVKNISKGFFDIGHKYGSF; from the coding sequence ATGAGCAGGAAAAAAGTCTGTATAATAACTGGTAGCAGAGCCGAGTGGGGCCTTTTTTATCCTCTTTGCAGAGAGATAGAAGTTAAAGGCAACCTTGATCTGCAGATAATCGTGACGGGAGGACATCTTTCCGACAGGTTCGGTATGACTTCCAGGGAGATCGAGAGCGATGGGTTCGGTATCGACAGTAAAATACCCCTGCCGTTCGCGGAGGATACGACCGAAAGTGTCATGAACAGCATCAGTGAAGGGCTGAAGGGCTTTGCGAAGGAACTTGGCCGGCTCAGGCCGGATATCGTTTTCGTGCTGGGTGACAGGTTCGAGATATTCGCGGCTGCCCAAGCCTGCCTTTTTGCGCGTATCCCCATCGCACACATACACGGAGGGGAACTTACCGAAGGCTCTCTTGACAACTCGATGCGTCATGCTATCACCAAATTCGCCCATCTTCACTTCGTGTCCGCCGAGGACTACGGCAAGAGGGTCATACAGATGGGGGAGCATCCAGATACCGTATTTCATGTGGGAGCGCTAGGGCTTGATAATGTGATGAACACGAAGCTTCTGGAAAGGGAACAGTTCGAAAATGAAACTGGTCTTTCTCTGGGAGAGAAGAACATACTGGTGACGTTCCATCCTCCCACGGCCGAATCAAAGGAAGATGCCCTTGAGCAGGCCAGGAACCTGATATGCGGTCTCGACCAGATCGGCGGGGCTAATATAATTTTTACGCTGCCTAATCCGGATATTTACTCAGGCGCGATCACCTCGCTGATAGAGGATTATGTCGCGGCCAATCCCGCGAAAAGCAGGGCCGTAAGGCATCTTGGCAGAGTAAGGTATCTGAGTGCGCTTCAGTTCATGGACATGGTTTGCGGTAACTCTTCAAGCGGGATAATCGAGGTTCCCTCCTTCGGCATACCGACCATTAACGTCGGTAGCAGGGAAAAAGGCAGGATAAAGGCCGGATCCGTAATTGATGCCGATGGAAGCACGGCATCGTTGAGCGAAGCCTTTAGAAAGGCGTTTTCGCCGGATTTCAGGCAGTTCTGCAGGAACGTGAATAATCCTTACGGTGATGGTAAAGCCGCAGAAAGGATCGTGCGTGTGATAGAAAAGACGGAAGTTAAAAACATCAGCAAGGGGTTTTTCGATATTGGTCATAAATACGGCTCCTTTTGA
- a CDS encoding SDR family NAD(P)-dependent oxidoreductase translates to MKIKGKKVLVTGADGFIGSHLVERLVEEGAEVRAFCFYNSFNSWGWLDTFSDDVKSSFDVFMGDVRDPNGVRSAMRGVDIVFHLAALIGIPFSYHSPDSYVDTNVKGTLNILQASREENCSKILITSTSEVYGTARYVPIDEAHPYQGQSPYSATKIGADRLAESFLRSFGMPVTIVRPFNTYGPRQSARAIIPTIITQLLSGVDKIKLGSLHPTRDLVFVKDTVEGFIKIAEEDKTAGEEINIATKTEVSIGDLANKIIDLVNPDALVVRDTERVRPEKSEVERLFGSNDKLRELTGWEAGHSLEEGLKQTINWFRQVQDKDMYKADIYNV, encoded by the coding sequence ATGAAGATAAAGGGAAAAAAAGTACTGGTTACTGGCGCGGACGGTTTCATAGGCAGCCACCTTGTGGAACGGCTGGTCGAGGAGGGCGCTGAGGTGAGGGCGTTCTGCTTCTATAATTCTTTCAACAGCTGGGGGTGGCTTGACACATTCAGCGATGATGTAAAGTCCTCTTTTGATGTCTTTATGGGTGATGTGAGAGATCCCAACGGGGTAAGAAGCGCTATGAGGGGAGTGGATATAGTATTTCATCTTGCCGCGCTGATCGGGATACCCTTTTCATATCATTCTCCCGATTCCTATGTGGATACCAACGTGAAAGGCACGCTCAATATACTGCAGGCGTCCCGGGAGGAAAACTGCTCAAAGATCCTCATCACGTCAACTTCCGAAGTATATGGTACGGCCAGGTACGTGCCCATAGATGAAGCGCACCCTTACCAGGGACAGTCTCCCTACAGTGCGACAAAGATCGGAGCGGACAGGCTCGCAGAATCCTTCTTGAGGTCTTTCGGGATGCCTGTGACTATCGTACGTCCGTTCAATACGTACGGACCGAGACAGTCTGCCAGGGCGATAATCCCCACGATTATCACACAGCTCTTATCCGGTGTAGATAAGATAAAACTGGGTTCACTCCATCCGACACGTGACCTTGTTTTTGTCAAGGATACAGTGGAAGGTTTCATAAAGATTGCCGAAGAGGATAAAACCGCGGGAGAGGAGATCAATATAGCCACCAAGACCGAAGTCTCCATAGGGGATCTGGCGAACAAAATAATCGATCTTGTGAACCCGGACGCCCTTGTAGTTCGGGATACCGAGAGGGTCAGGCCCGAAAAGAGCGAAGTGGAAAGACTTTTCGGCAGCAATGATAAACTTAGAGAACTAACCGGGTGGGAGGCAGGACATTCTCTTGAAGAAGGGCTTAAGCAGACCATAAACTGGTTCAGGCAGGTCCAGGACAAAGACATGTACAAGGCGGATATATACAATGTGTAA
- the neuB gene encoding N-acetylneuraminate synthase, with translation MKEKMVLCGGGGHCRVVIEAIRSANVYEIAGVVDPEIKPGQKVCGISVLGGDEKLEELFRQGVRKAFISVGSVVDCEARKKLYRKIKRIGFDLPCLIHPSAFVADGVKTGEGTFVAASSAVGAGVVTGKNVILNTFSSVDHDCLIDDFAHVAPGAVLSGGVRIGKEAHLGTGARVAQYVTVGARGVVGAGLTLRRDLGDGERYLGQEYSPSLGRGRVFIIAEAGVNHNGDLDTAIRMIDAAASAGADAVKFQTFCAEKLTTASAPKAKYQSEDVGDEKMQLEMLRSLELDPEQHRSLVDHCRKKGIKFISTAYDTESVDMLSELGLDIFKIPSGEITNLPYLRKIGALGKKVILSTGMSNLQEVSEAFEILVAEGTSPDEVTILHCNTEYPTPYEDVNMRAMLVIRDRFGTKVGYSDHTSGIEVAVAAAALGANIIEKHFTLDRNMKGPDHKASLVPEELGNMVRAIRNIEKIMGDGLKKASDSELKNRPLVRKSLVAARDIAKGEVFTGQNITAKRPGTGISPMKWDDVLGKRALRDYKRDDLVEI, from the coding sequence ATGAAGGAGAAAATGGTACTTTGCGGAGGGGGAGGCCATTGCAGGGTCGTGATCGAAGCTATCAGAAGCGCTAACGTATATGAAATAGCGGGAGTGGTCGACCCGGAGATTAAGCCGGGGCAGAAGGTTTGCGGTATTAGCGTTCTCGGTGGGGATGAAAAGCTTGAAGAGCTCTTCCGCCAGGGCGTAAGAAAGGCTTTTATAAGCGTTGGGTCGGTCGTGGATTGTGAGGCAAGGAAAAAACTGTACAGAAAGATAAAACGTATCGGTTTCGATCTTCCCTGCCTGATACATCCCAGTGCCTTCGTGGCGGACGGTGTCAAAACCGGAGAAGGGACTTTCGTGGCCGCTTCATCCGCCGTGGGTGCTGGTGTGGTCACGGGAAAGAACGTAATTCTGAACACCTTTTCCTCGGTCGATCATGACTGCCTCATAGACGATTTTGCCCATGTGGCACCCGGAGCAGTCCTGAGCGGAGGGGTCCGTATAGGCAAAGAGGCCCATCTGGGCACTGGTGCCAGGGTGGCCCAATATGTGACGGTAGGTGCCAGAGGTGTGGTCGGGGCGGGGCTTACCCTGAGGCGTGATCTTGGTGACGGCGAGAGATACCTCGGCCAGGAATATTCTCCGTCGCTGGGTCGCGGCAGGGTATTTATAATCGCGGAGGCCGGCGTTAACCACAACGGTGATTTGGATACCGCGATCAGGATGATCGACGCAGCAGCTTCCGCCGGGGCGGATGCCGTAAAATTCCAGACCTTTTGCGCGGAGAAGCTTACGACGGCATCGGCGCCCAAAGCGAAGTACCAGTCCGAAGATGTCGGCGATGAGAAGATGCAGCTTGAAATGCTGAGATCCCTTGAACTTGATCCAGAGCAGCATCGGAGCCTGGTCGATCACTGCCGCAAAAAAGGAATAAAGTTCATCTCCACCGCTTATGACACCGAAAGCGTTGATATGCTGAGCGAACTCGGACTTGATATATTCAAGATCCCTTCCGGGGAGATAACCAATCTCCCGTATCTCAGGAAGATAGGCGCTCTGGGGAAAAAGGTCATATTATCCACCGGGATGTCGAATCTTCAGGAAGTGAGCGAAGCTTTTGAAATACTTGTAGCTGAAGGTACCTCCCCGGATGAAGTGACAATTCTTCACTGCAATACGGAATATCCAACTCCTTACGAGGATGTTAATATGCGTGCCATGTTGGTCATCAGGGACAGGTTCGGTACCAAGGTGGGGTATTCCGACCACACATCGGGTATAGAGGTAGCGGTGGCGGCGGCGGCTCTCGGAGCGAACATTATAGAGAAACATTTTACCTTGGACAGGAACATGAAGGGCCCGGATCACAAAGCTTCTCTTGTCCCGGAGGAACTCGGTAATATGGTAAGGGCCATCAGGAACATAGAGAAAATCATGGGGGACGGTCTTAAAAAGGCTTCGGACAGCGAATTGAAGAACAGGCCTCTCGTGCGCAAAAGCCTGGTAGCCGCCAGGGATATCGCCAAAGGAGAGGTCTTTACCGGGCAAAATATAACGGCTAAAAGGCCCGGGACAGGTATCAGTCCCATGAAGTGGGACGATGTCTTGGGTAAAAGAGCCTTGCGTGATTATAAACGGGATGATTTGGTGGAGATATGA
- a CDS encoding aminotransferase class I/II-fold pyridoxal phosphate-dependent enzyme, with product MCKEIFLDAPNIGELEKKYVNQALETGYVSTAGPFVGQFEDKFSQYLGMVRAVSTQSGTAAIHMALHELCIGSGDEVIVPALTFVATVNPVEYVGAKPVFVDVDSDSWNMDPDQIEKNITEKTKAVIPVHLYGNPCDMGRIMEIADKYGIYVIEDATESLGGKYKGKLTGTIGHFGCFSFNGNKTITTGGGGMVVSCDREKMEHIKFLVNQARDGNEGYFHSEIGFNYRMTNLEAALGLAQMERAEELISRKRQLNEVYREELNGVEEIMFQSECEGAESSWWLTCVCLKEGADLPVLRDGLAGKGIHTRKLFTPLTEFPPYEKYARGRHGNSHRLYERGLCLPSSTLNTAGDVKHVCDEIKKILSGKREKINTKR from the coding sequence ATGTGTAAAGAAATATTCTTAGATGCGCCGAATATAGGCGAACTTGAAAAAAAATACGTTAACCAGGCCCTGGAGACAGGGTATGTTTCGACCGCGGGTCCTTTTGTCGGACAGTTCGAGGATAAGTTCTCTCAGTATCTGGGAATGGTCAGGGCCGTTTCCACCCAGAGTGGGACCGCCGCGATTCATATGGCATTGCATGAATTGTGCATCGGCAGCGGGGATGAGGTGATAGTTCCTGCGCTGACATTTGTGGCCACGGTAAATCCCGTTGAATATGTGGGAGCGAAGCCGGTTTTCGTCGATGTTGATTCCGACTCCTGGAACATGGATCCTGATCAGATAGAGAAGAATATCACCGAAAAGACAAAAGCCGTTATACCCGTTCACCTTTACGGGAACCCGTGCGACATGGGCAGGATAATGGAGATAGCGGATAAATATGGGATTTACGTGATCGAAGACGCAACTGAGAGCCTTGGGGGCAAGTATAAGGGGAAACTCACTGGTACCATTGGTCATTTTGGGTGTTTCAGCTTTAACGGCAATAAGACCATAACCACCGGAGGCGGCGGGATGGTGGTAAGCTGCGATCGTGAAAAAATGGAACATATTAAATTCCTCGTTAACCAGGCACGGGACGGCAACGAGGGTTACTTTCACTCGGAAATAGGGTTCAATTACAGGATGACCAATCTGGAGGCGGCTCTGGGGCTGGCTCAGATGGAACGGGCAGAGGAATTGATTTCACGTAAAAGACAGTTGAACGAGGTATACAGGGAAGAGCTGAATGGGGTTGAAGAGATTATGTTCCAGTCCGAATGCGAAGGGGCTGAAAGTTCATGGTGGCTTACATGTGTGTGCCTGAAGGAAGGAGCGGACCTGCCCGTTTTGCGGGACGGTCTGGCCGGGAAAGGTATTCATACGAGAAAACTGTTCACCCCATTGACGGAATTCCCTCCTTACGAGAAGTACGCTCGTGGTCGTCATGGAAACTCGCACAGGCTTTATGAAAGGGGTTTATGCCTGCCAAGTTCCACGTTGAACACGGCTGGGGACGTGAAACATGTTTGTGACGAGATAAAAAAGATATTATCCGGCAAAAGGGAAAAAATAAACACCAAAAGGTGA
- a CDS encoding CBS domain-containing protein produces the protein MGYDVNRFCIGKDLTIKEVMKRMDTAARKILFVTTEDKRLLGALTDGDIRRWILEDGDLSEPAENIYNKKPKYLSRGISKIDERKAIFEEMVEALPVVDEQMRVVDLVFLKDAVREDISGEKADPKLKVPVVIMVGGKGKRLDPVTRILPKALIPIGDKPVVEMIIDKFREFTSADIYFILGHKATMVKSYFNDSVNGYNISYLYEGEKALGTAGGLKMIPEDFPGTFFLSNCDNIIKADYTDVYQYHKDKGYDLTIVGSMQHFVLPYGVMEINSGGELKQIMEKPEYDYLVNTGMYVVEKNITEYIPGNTMFHITDLIKALQKNGKKIGVYPISEKSWLDVGQWESYKETASHLLEKLEG, from the coding sequence ATGGGCTATGATGTCAACAGGTTCTGTATAGGCAAGGATCTTACGATAAAGGAAGTGATGAAAAGGATGGATACCGCTGCCAGGAAGATCCTTTTCGTGACTACGGAAGACAAAAGGCTTCTCGGGGCCTTGACCGATGGGGATATACGCAGATGGATACTCGAAGACGGGGACCTGAGCGAACCGGCAGAGAACATTTACAACAAGAAGCCTAAATATCTCTCAAGGGGTATATCCAAAATCGACGAAAGAAAGGCGATTTTCGAGGAAATGGTAGAAGCGCTTCCCGTGGTGGACGAGCAAATGCGGGTGGTTGACCTCGTATTCTTGAAAGACGCCGTCAGGGAGGATATTTCCGGGGAAAAAGCAGATCCCAAGCTTAAAGTTCCTGTTGTCATCATGGTCGGAGGTAAAGGCAAACGGCTGGATCCGGTAACCCGGATCCTTCCTAAAGCGCTGATACCCATTGGCGATAAGCCGGTCGTGGAAATGATAATAGATAAATTCAGGGAGTTTACATCAGCGGATATCTATTTTATTCTCGGGCATAAGGCCACAATGGTCAAATCATATTTCAACGACAGTGTGAACGGATATAATATTTCTTACCTCTATGAGGGGGAAAAAGCTCTCGGGACCGCGGGCGGTCTTAAAATGATCCCCGAAGATTTTCCCGGAACGTTCTTCTTGTCCAACTGTGACAATATAATCAAGGCGGATTATACGGATGTTTATCAATACCATAAGGATAAGGGGTATGATCTGACCATTGTAGGATCCATGCAGCATTTCGTTCTGCCTTATGGGGTTATGGAGATAAATTCTGGCGGAGAACTCAAACAGATAATGGAAAAACCTGAGTATGATTACTTGGTCAATACGGGGATGTACGTTGTCGAGAAGAACATTACTGAGTACATCCCCGGCAATACTATGTTCCATATTACCGATTTGATAAAGGCGCTCCAAAAGAATGGGAAGAAGATAGGCGTCTATCCTATCAGCGAGAAATCCTGGCTCGATGTCGGCCAGTGGGAATCTTACAAGGAAACGGCTAGTCATCTACTTGAGAAACTGGAGGGGTGA